Proteins found in one Chloroflexota bacterium genomic segment:
- a CDS encoding flavodoxin domain-containing protein, which yields MKGAMMQNRILVAYATRMGSTATVAETIAEVLRDQGAQVDVQPVGKVRSLAGYTSAIIGSAIRAGRLMPEVVSFVRKHEAELSRMSVAYFVVCLTMANDTEENRCTVAAYLDDLRAKTPSVKPVDVGLFPGVMDSSRLPFLLRLIIRAMKSPEGDFRDWDAVREWAARIAPALSGK from the coding sequence ATGAAAGGAGCCATGATGCAAAACCGAATTCTCGTTGCCTATGCCACCCGCATGGGGTCCACGGCAACCGTCGCCGAGACGATTGCCGAGGTGCTGCGGGATCAGGGAGCCCAAGTAGATGTGCAGCCTGTGGGCAAAGTCCGCAGCCTGGCAGGCTACACCAGCGCCATCATCGGCAGCGCCATACGCGCGGGGCGGCTCATGCCCGAAGTCGTGTCGTTCGTGCGGAAGCACGAGGCGGAGTTGAGCCGCATGTCGGTGGCCTACTTTGTCGTGTGCCTGACCATGGCAAACGATACCGAGGAGAACCGCTGCACCGTGGCGGCCTACCTGGACGACCTCCGCGCCAAGACGCCCAGCGTGAAGCCCGTGGATGTGGGATTATTCCCAGGCGTCATGGACAGCAGCCGCTTGCCGTTCTTGCTTCGCCTCATCATCCGCGCGATGAAGTCCCCCGAAGGGGATTTCCGCGATTGGGATGCGGTGAGGGAGTGGGCGGCCCGCATTGCGCCCGCCCTGTCAGGGAAGTAG